A stretch of Aspergillus nidulans FGSC A4 chromosome VI DNA encodes these proteins:
- a CDS encoding uncharacterized protein (transcript_id=CADANIAT00009366) translates to MAVSYTNFTNLPAKLYLVYRACTFTPLHAENLASNITQAMKQLLAQPDACVKDIDIFSPFNEITVSRWNAEIQEAPDASLLEVIRGHSRYRPSHTAIHAWDGTVSYSELDVTSTKWAIYLQSQGVKAGCLVPIMMDHSKWAVIGQLAILKAGGAFVPLDPGQPLFRLENIVRLTTESHISLSSPHLANRLHGLVETVLVISDERTESLPKANAHHDAADISPVVNNGPAYVLFTSGSTGRPKGCVVGYGALSDVVNQTTALKIGPDSRVLQFASYTYGMSLIEIYCTLAAGATICVPSEDDRLNALSSILLSMQVTWAILTPSTTISIADAVVCLNTLVVAGEALTMDRLHSLADKTEVIQAFGLTEWAGICCVSQRITSETDLRVIGRSHTARLRLVDPANYNRLAPVGAVAELLIEGPAMADGYLGDPEQTARAFPKTSTGGRFYRTGDLVQYAADGSLRYVSRKDSQVKIRGMRVELTEVEYQIRRAFPGVEEVVVEAAAPKNSSGIPILVAFLCPEDLSGLVCTIKETMKRSLPDYMRPSVYVPLEFIPKTISRKVDRKALRHLVQSSTRHELERYTQASLPSLVGPRTNIEQLVHELVADMLRLDPLSLGMRQNFISLGGDSVTAMLLVNKLRRKGYKITVAAILRAQSLLDVASLVHYPAGLEPSAQKSTPGDLKLVPRAIHRISDSGTVEQSFSQARIWFLQTLRPSSTWLLLPSATRLRGSLRVDALETAFSALVERHETLRTTFEDREGSGVQVVAPFHPYQLEIIEIPSGSDADLITALHGQQIRPMDLTKECWRATLFRLSPDEHVLNIVLHHIICDGWSFDIFLKTLQIYYAAALQGHSPLEGVEPLPIQYRDFSIWQRQNKARTSVEQLAYWVRQLDGSQPAEFLCDKKRPHMLSGKAGSQPVKIDVCLYHDVKRFCSMKHVTPFTVLFAAFRATHYRLTGASDATIGIPSVSRPQAELEELIGYFGNVQCIRTKVESCSSSFQLLVHQVQSSITAAFENQDVPFDQIVSKLLKDRDVSRHPLVQVAFILHTQAQFGKLRLEGLESEQLPLPHVSRLDLEFHLYPGEGGGDLQGEVLYSMDLFHAETINAMVLVFYDILREGIRKPDTSIDSLPFPGGYSILNERGLIYPQQSRSLSIIDLFDEQVRAQTDEVAVKDINGHLTYSELHKRSSMLSAWLKNSYSFAEETPVGVYASRSCESIVAILGILRAGLAYIRLDIDAPKARTEMILSCLPNCRLVLVASGLEPPRVCVQGVQFAYIADSCKETVTDVHDFLKTCTPPGPMSLAYIVFTSGTTGTPKGVMIEHHGVANLAKEPDIIAHAVNSRIASHMLNPSFDASGFEIYATLLNGGTLVCIDNSVVFDFPALGATFIQHGIRRAFMTPAILKQTLASCNSLLRMLDILYVGGDKLDPGDVAKVQRLTTGRVQIFNCYGPTENSIVSTKYRVPVDEEGVNGVPIGRSISNIGAYVVDRSLRLLPLGVLGELVVTGPALARGYIDPKHDIGRFIELDISEEVAPMRAYRTGDMVRYRPRDAQLEFFGRMDQQVKVRGYRVELAEIDNTLLLSPFISAAVTVARQDQELVSFVTVSDMASGFNDRAETEHVDSWLDVVEGEDYYGSVGTIEPHSLGADFLGWISMYDGEPIDKNDMREWLQDTITAILSCSPSSVLEIGTGSGMILFNIIGSIQKYVGLEPSPRAVDFVRRAVHWVPEAAGKVNIKCGTASDIGRLQDMGTLDLAVINSVAQYFPSLDYLRNTIKDLVRQGVKSIFLGDIRSYALYQEFQVSKVLRLYGRGLTITRFRQHMAEIARLEKELLVDPAFFTSLPAELPGMIEHVEIWPKRMKATNELSCYRYTAVLHVKRAEQPLLIREVKEISWADFQAKGWDYNSLSQMLEISDASTVLAVENIPFKKTIVERDMVRLLQELPEDTGSVSWSSNARGPKRALAPIDLFDVAKKTGWDIEISWARQRSQRGGLDAVFHRQGPRVLFRFPVDPYIPGACSNDPLSPQRNRLLEKHLLEYMSTKLPTYMVPKLIHVLDKMPINNIGKVDRHVLAQRAAITSATISESESLFRREIEPAFTSEIERAVWEEFTGVLGREVGVADSFFRNGGHSLMAIRLVSRINKRLSSALSVSELFRYPTVSGLAQHLQGLGALETRAVTVYAPFSLLDRPYDPSEVRLPPEADIVDVTPVTECQAWFLQCWSLVSHSFIIHGVLDVDRLRAACQAVVRHHPPLRTVFTEFQTQLVQAFDGVSLSAILYDIARAYGNSASPLSNAVPFSHHLHMCRSTRPDALAFWKAYLRDAVLTEVPRPEEVNATNEKPLEIIQQEALGEVSLPSTVDITFSTLVNAAIALALARLVQRNDVIFACVMTSRGVLAELAESVVGPCVNRCLLRVKVPDDSNPDSTALDFCRNLRDNQAQVSGHGHLGFRDVVENCTSWASLGVDVGRIAFVTHLPAETALETFSLTLLDSPVSYDSTNVTINPGNQILVRSAITDEQQACIQVLSSSNVMGAEKALFLANRILMIAQRLSVSVSGGRSPRLLELDK, encoded by the exons ATGGCTGTTTCGTACACTAACTTTACGAATCTACCGGCGAAGCTATACCTGGTCTACCGAGCTTGCACTTTCACCCCTTTACACGCTGAAAACTTGGCGTCGAATATCACGCAAGCAATGAAGCAACTTTTGGCACAGCCCGACGCATGCGTTAAGGACATCGATATCTTCAGTCCTTTCAATGAAATCACAGTTTCTCGTTGGAACGCAGAAATTCAGGAAGCTCCAGATGCCTCTTTGCTCGAGGTGATACGAGGGCATTCAAGGTACCGTCCCAGCCACACGGCGATCCATGCCTGGGACGGGACAGTATCCTACTCGGAGCTGGACGTCACTTCAACAAAATGGGCTATCTACCTGCAAAGCCAAGGAGTCAAAGCGGGATGTCTGGTTCCCATCATGATGGATCACTCCAAATGGGCGGTGATTGGACAGCTCGCTATATTGAAAGCCGGTGGCGCCTTTGTGCCGCTAGATCCAGGGCAACCATTGTTCAGGCTTGAGAATATTGTGAGACTTACTACTGAGTCACATATTTCTCTCTCATCGCCGCATCTTGCCAATAGACTGCACGGCCTGGTTGAGACTGTGCTTGTAATCTCTGATGAGAGAACAGAATCTCTTCCCAAGGCAAATGCCCATCATGATGCCGCTGATATCAGCCCCGTGGTCAACAATGGTCCAGCGTACGTTCTTTTCACGTCTGGTAGTACCGGCCGGCCGAAGGGATGTGTGGTTGGATATGGAGCTCTCAGCGACGTTGTCAATCAAACTACGGCGCTCAAAATCGGCCCGGACAGCCGAGTTTTGCAGTTCGCCTCATACACGTACGGCATGTCCTTGATTGAAATATATTGTACACTTGCTGCTGGGGCTACCATATGTGTGCCTTCTGAGGATGACCGACTTAACGCTTTAAGCAGCATTCTGCTGTCCATGCAAGTGACCTGGGCAATCCTTACCCCATCAACGACAATATCTATCGCTGACGCGGTAGTATGTCTGAATACACTGGTAGTCGCTGGAGAAGCTTTGACCATGGACCGACTTCACTCCCTGGCAGATAAGACAGAGGTAATCCAGGCCTTTGGACTGACTGAGTGGGCTGGTATATGCTGTGTGTCGCAACGGATTACCTCAGAGACGGACCTGCGCGTAATTGGCCGTTCACATACAGCGCGCCTACGCCTCGTAGATCCAGCAAATTACAACAGACTGGCTCCTGTTGGTGCAGTGGCTGAACTACTCATTGAAGGGCCCGCAATGGCAGATGGATACTTGGGGGACCCTGAGCAGACGGCCAGAGCGTTTCCGAAGACGTCGACCGGTGGCAGGTTCTATAGGACCGGTGACTTAGTACAGTACGCAGCAGACGGAAGCCTCCGCTATGTTTCTCGGAAAGACAGTCAGGTCAAGATTCGGGGGATGCGGGTTGAACTCACAGAGGTGGAGTATCAGATACGACGGGCATTCCctggggttgaagaggtGGTTGTCGAGGCAGCTGCCCCGAAGAATTCCAGTGGGATTCCTATCCTCGTAGCCTTTTTGTGTCCTGAGGATTTATCAGGTCTGGTTTGCACGATCAAGGAGACTATGAAACGAAGTTTGCCTGACTATATGCGCCCCAGTGTTTACGTTCCTTTGGAGTTCATCCCCAAGACGATCTCTCGAAAGGTCGACCGGAAAGCTCTGCGGCATCTTGTACAGTCATCTACACGCCATGAGTTGGAGAGATACACCCAAGCCTCACTCCCTTCATTGGTAGGCCCACGGACCAATATCGAACAGCTAGTACATGAACTCGTTGCAGACATGTTGCGTCTCGATCCGCTCTCACTGGGAATGCGGCAGAACTTCATAAGTCTAGGTGGTGATTCGGTAACCGCGATGCTCCTGGTCAATAAACTTAGAAGGAAAGGGTATAAAATAACCGTTGCGGCAATTCTGCGAGCGCAATCGCTTTTGGACGTCGCTTCACTAGTGCATTACCCAGCAGGCCTTGAACCCTCCGCGCAGAAAAGCACACCCGGAGACTTGAAGTTGGTACCGAGGGCTATACACAGGATTTCTGACTCCGGGACTGTTGAGCAATCGTTCTCACAGGCGCGTATATGGTTCCTGCAAACCCTACGCCCCAGCTCTACGTGGCTTCTCCTACCATCTGCAACACGTCTGCGGGGATCGCTCCGGGTTGATGCATTAGAAACGGCTTTCTCAGCCCTTGTAGAACGTCACGAAACATTGCGGACAACATTTGAGGATCGGGAGGGGTCTGGGGTGCAAGTGGTCGCGCCTTTTCATCCATACCAATTGGAGATAATTGAAATACCATCTGGGTCAGATGCTGACCTCATAACGGCACTGCACGGGCAGCAAATACGGCCCATGGATCTCACCAAAGAGTGCTGGCGTGCTACGCTATTCCGTCTCTCACCCGACGAACACGTCCTCAATATTGTCCTACACCATATCATATGTGATGGCTGGTCCTTCGATATCTTTCTGAAGACATTGCAGATATAttatgctgctgctctccaAGGCCATTCACCATTAGAGGGGGTTGAACCTCTGCCGATCCAATACCGGGACTTCTCGATATGGCAGCGGCAAAACAAGGCACGAACCAGTGTGGAGCAACTAGCCTACTGGGTGAGGCAGCTGGATGGTAGCCAGCCGGCTGAGTTCCTATGTGATAAGAAAAGGCCGCATATGCTGTCGGGTAAGGCAGGATCCCAGCCAGTGAAGATAGACGTTTGTTTGTACCATGATGTGAAGCGCTTTTGTTCAATGAAGCATGTAACACCATTTACCGTCCTGTTCGCTGCGTTCAGAGCGACACATTATCGATTGACCGGCGCCAGTGATGCAACAATCGGGATTCCATCTGTGTCTCGTCCCcaggcagagctggaggaactGATTGGGTATTTTGGCAATGTCCAATGTATTCGTACCAAGGTGGAAAGCTGCAGTTCATCATTCCAACTGCTTGTGCATCAGGTGCAATCATCCATCACTGCAGCATTCGAGAACCAAGATGTCCCGTTTGATCAAATTGTTTCCAAATTATTGAAGGACCGCGATGTCTCTCGCCATCCCTTAGTCCAGGTTGCCTTTATCCTACACACGCAGGCACAGTTCGGGAAACTTCGtctggagggcttggaaagTGAACAACTTCCCCTGCCCCATGTGTCAAGGCTCGATCTCGAGTTTCACTTGTATCCAGGCGAAGGGGGAGGAGATCTTCAGGGCGAGGTCCTCTATTCGATGGACCTGTTCCATGCTGAAACCATCAATGCAATGGTCTTGGTGTTTTACGATATTCTTCGCGAGGGGATTCGTAAACCGGATACGAGCATTGACTCACTGCCATTTCCAGGTGGATATTCAATATTGAATGAACGGGGGTTGATCTATCCTCAGCAGTCCCGGTCGTTGAGTATTATCGACTTGTTCGACGAGCAGGTCCGCGCTCAGACGGACGAAGTAGCTGTCAAAGATATAAACGGGCATCTAACCTATTCAGAACTGCATAAGAGATCCTCCATGCTCTCGGCCTGGCTAAAGAACAGCTATTCCTTCGCCGAGGAAACTCCCGTTGGTGTGTACGCCAGCCGAAGCTGTGAGAGCATTGTTGCCATCCTGGGTATACTGAGGGCAGGCCTCGCGTATATCCGGCTAGACATTGATGCTCCAAAGGCTCGTACGGAGATGATTCTTTCATGTCTGCCCAATTGCCGCCTTGTCCTAGTAGCATCCGGACTTGAACCCCCCAGAGTCTGCGTCCAGGGCGTCCAATTCGCGTATATCGCAGATTCATGTAAAGAAACCGTCACGGATGTCCACGACTTTTTGAAAACATGTACTCCTCCTGGACCAATGAGCCTCGCATATATCGTGTTCACATCAGGCACGACTGGAACGCCAAAGGGTGTCATGATCGAGCACCATGGCGTGGCTAACCTAGCCAAGGAGCCAGATATTATTGCCCACGCGGTCAACTCTAGGATCGCATCGCACATGCTAAATCCGTCATTTGATGCATCGGGCTTTGAAATATATGCTACTCTCTTAAATGGTGGGACATTAGTGTGTATTGACAACAGCGTGGTTTTTGACTTTCCAGCACTGGGCGCTACATTTATACAGCACGGAATCAGACGTGCCTTCATGACTCCTGCAATCCTAAAACAGACCCTGGCCTCCTGTAACAGTCTTCTGCGCATGTTGGATATTCTCTATGTTGGCGGCGACAAGCTCGACCCCGGTGACGTAGCCAAAGTTCAGCGGCTCACCACCGGAAGAGTCCAAATTTTCAATTGCTACGGACCGACTGAGAATTCCATTGTTAGCACCAAATACCGAGTCCcagtggatgaggaaggtgTGAACGGTGTCCCTATCGGCCGGTCGATTTCCAACATTGGCGCTTATGTCGTGGATCGTAGTCTCCGACTGCTGCCCCTTGGGGTTCTGGGCGAGCTGGTCGTCACGGGGCCCGCACTAGCCAGAGGATATATTGATCCGAAGCACGATATAGGGCGCTTTATAGAACTGGACATCAGCGAAGAAGTAGCCCCAATGCGTGCGTACCGGACTGGGGACATGGTTCGATATCGCCCCCGCGACGCCCAACTAGAGTTCTTTGGCAGGATGGATCAGCAGGTTAAGGTCCGGGGCTATCGCGTTGAACTGGCTGAGATTGACAACACTCTTCTGTTGAGTCCGTTTATCAGCGCGGCAGTGACTGTTGCGCGGCAGGACCAAGAACTTGTCAGCTTTGTTACAGTGTCAGACATGGCGTCCGGATTCAACGACCGTGCTGAGACTGAACACGTCGATTCTTGGCTAGACGTCGTTGAAGGCGAGGATTACTATGGTAGTGTTGGTACCATTGAGCCACATTCATTAGGGGCTGATTTTCTAGGCTGGATCTCCATGTACGATGGGGAGCCAATTGACAAGAACGACATGCGCGAATGGCTACAAGACACCATTACAGCGATACTCAGCTGCAGCCCGTCCAGTGTTCTTGAGATCGGAACGGGCTCCGGAATGatcctcttcaatatcaTCGGCAGCATCCAGAAGTACGTTGGCCTGGAGCCCTCCCCCCGGGCTGTGGATTTCGTTAGAAGGGCAGTCCATTGGGTTCCAGAGGCTGCCGGGAAAGTTAATATAAAATGCGGCACTGCATCAGATATTGGACGACTGCAGGATATGGGGACCCTTGACCTCGCTGTTATCAACTCAGTAGCCCAGTATTTCCCCTCGCTTGACTATCTGCGTAACACGATCAAAGACCTTGTACGCCAGGGCGTAAAAAGCATCTTCTTGGGCGACATCCGCTCATATGCGCTGTACCAGGAGTTTCAAGTCAGCAAGGTCCTTCGGCTATATGGCCGCGGTTTAACCATTACCAGATTCCGCCAACATATGGCCGAGATTGCCCGTTTGGAGAAGGAACTCCTTGTTGAcccagccttcttcacctcgtTGCCAGCAGAATTGCCGGGCATGATCGAGCACGTCGAGATCTGGCCTAAGCGAATGAAGGCAACGAACGAACTAAGCTGTTATCGGTACACGGCCGTGTTGCACGTCAAACGTGCTGAACAGCCCTTGCTTATTCGAGAGGTCAAAGAGATATCATGGGCTGACTTTCAAGCAAAGGGGTGGGACTACAACTCACTTTCGCAAATGCTAGAAATCAGCGATGCTTCCACAGTCCTGGCCGTGGAGAATATCCCATTTAAGAAAACGATTGTCGAGCGGGACATGGTACGTTTACTCCAAGAGCTGCCTGAAGACACCGGTTCTGTCAGCTGGAGTTCAAATGCCCGCGGACCCAAGAGAGCATTGGCGCCAATCGACCTATTCGACGTGGCCAAAAAGACAGGATGGGACATTGAGATCAGTTGGGCCCGACAACGGTCGCAGCGCGGCGGTCTGGATGCCGTCTTTCATCGACAAGGCCCACGGGTGCTCTTCCGATTTCCGGTTGACCCCTACATCCCGGGTGCATGCAGTAACGATCCACTATCACCGCAGCGGAATCGGCTACTTGAAAAGCACCTACTGGAGTACATGAGCACCAAGCTTCCTACGTACATGGTGCCAAAGCTGATACATGTGCTGGACAAGATGCCAATTAACAACATCGGCAAGGTCGACAGACATGTTCTCGCACAAAGGGCTGCCATCACGTCAGCTACAATATCTGAATCTGAATCCTTGTTTCGAAGGGAAATAGAGCCTGCATTCACAAGCGAGATTGAGCGTGCAGTGTGGGAAGAATTCACTGGTGTTCTGGGAAGGGAGGTTGGCGTAGCAGACAGCTTTTTCCGTAACGGCGGGCACTCCCTGATGGCTATCAGGTTGGTGTCCAGGATTAACAAGCGGCTCTCTTCTGCCCTGTCAGTGAGTGAGCTCTTCCGATATCCGACCGTTTCTGGTCTCGCGCAGCACCTTCAGGGCTTGGGGGCCCTTGAAACCCGAGCTGTCACCGTCTACGCACCTTTCTCCTTGCTTGACAGACCGTACGATCCGTCTGAAGTGCGCCTACCTCCAGAGGCTGATATAGTTGATGTCACCCCGGTAACAGAGTGTCAAGCCTGGTTTCTTCAATGCTGGAGCTTGGTTTCGCACTCGTTCATTATCCATGGAgtgctggatgttgataGGTTACGCGCCGCCTGTCAGGCTGTAGTGAGACATCACCCTCCTTTACGGACTGTGTTCACCGAGTTTCAAACCCAACTGGTTCAGGCT TTCGACGGGGTCTCGTTGTCCGCCATCCTTTACGATATTGCTCGCGCCTATGGGAACTCGGCGTCACCATTGAGTAACGCAGTACCATTTTCTCACCACCTGCATATGTGTCGTTCAACTCGCCCAGATGCACTGGCCTTTTGGAAAGCATACCTGCGAGATGCCGTCTTGACTGAGGTGCCCCGTCCGGAGGAGGTGAACGCGACAAACGAGAAACCTCTGGAGATCATACAGCAAGAAGCACTAGGCGAGGTTAGTCTGCCGTCCACAGTCGACATCACATTCTCTACCCTTGTCAATGCTGCCATTGCGTTGGCGCTTGCCCGTCTGGTCCAGCGCAACGATGTTATCTTTGCCTGCGTCATGACCTCTCGTGGTGTTCTCGCCGAGTTGGCCGAGTCTGTCGTCGGACCATGCGTCAATCGCTGTCTGCTTCGTGTCAAAGTGCCCGACGACTCGAACCCTGACTCAACAGCCCTAGACTTCTGCCGTAACTTACGCGACAACCAAGCCCAGGTTTCTGGACACGGTCACTTGGGGTTCCGTGACGTCGTTGAGAACTGCACATCCTGGGCGTCTTTGGGTGTTGATGTTGGCCGTATTGCTTTTGTAACTCATCTCCCGGCAGAGACAGCACTAGAAACATTTTCTCTTACTTTGTTAGATTCACCGGTCTCGTACGACTCGACAAATGTGACAATCAATCCTGGCAACCAGATTCTGGTTCGCTCGGCGATCACAGACGAGCAGCAAGCCTGTATACAGGTCCTATCATCGAGCAATGTGATGGGCGCCGAGAAGGCCCTGTTTCTAGCGAACAGAATTTTGATGATCGCGCAGAGACTGTCAGTGTCGGTGTCGGGGGGCAGATCTCCCAGACTATTGGAATTGGATAAGTAG